A stretch of Ipomoea triloba cultivar NCNSP0323 chromosome 13, ASM357664v1 DNA encodes these proteins:
- the LOC116001922 gene encoding secreted RxLR effector protein 161-like, whose product VCARFQASPKESHLNASKKILRYLKGTQSVGLWYSKGGSFELMGYSDADFAGCKIDRKSTSGTCQFLGGRLVSWFSKKQHSIATSTAEAEYVAAGSCCAQILWMKQQLMDYGVECKEVKIMCDNTSAIAITHNPVLHSRTKHIDIKYHFIRDHVEKKDITLEYVATEEQLADIFTKALCENRFS is encoded by the coding sequence gtatgtgctagatttcaggcaagtcctaaggaaagtcacttaaatgcatctaaaaagatccttagatatctcaaaggtacgcaaagtgttggactttggtattcgaaaggtggatctttcgaacttatgggttattcagatgcggactttgccggttgtaagatagatcgaaagagcacatcagggacatgtcagtttctaggtggaagacttgtctcatggtttagcaagaaacaacattcgatagctacaagcactgctgaggcagaatatgtagcagctggaagttgttgtgctcagatcttatggatgaagcaacagctaatggattatggtgttgagtgtaaggaggttaaaattatgtgtgacaatacaagtgctattgccatcacccacaacccagtgttacactccagaacaaagcatattgatattaagtatcacttcatccgagaccacgttgagaaaaaggacatcactttggaatatgttgcaacggaggagcaactagcagatattttcacaaaagcgttatgtgaaaatagattctct